Proteins from one Procambarus clarkii isolate CNS0578487 chromosome 8, FALCON_Pclarkii_2.0, whole genome shotgun sequence genomic window:
- the LOC123759588 gene encoding maternal embryonic leucine zipper kinase, whose product MPQQACPYAVLEGQYELHETIGSGGFAKVKLGTHLLTGEKVALKIMDKRQLGEDLPRIYLEIEAMKQLAHQHVCKLYQVLETDTKIIMVLEYCPGGELFDYIVEKDRLEEDEARLFFRQISSAVAYVHNMGYAHRDLKPENLLLDDDQQLKLIDFGLCANPAGGMDQRLATCCGSPAYAAPELVSGRCYLGSEADIWSMGVLLYALLCGFLPFDDENLGVLYRKIQAGVYENPEWLSAGSCNLLSAMLQVDPKRRITVMQLLTHPWLAIGQPHPLDATSKYKVCGVDEDVITEIAVHQGKSRVAVRQAVCRWSYDYLTATYFLLLAQKMKGKPLRLLPKVTALGEIKSQRAPARCLLEQLNHDKLDSSSHKDPVSNSLANSPRGMHTSLEGGLNDVDLLSICKPIDPLSDKVDGKLSPRKETSTELELTPLTSPKKRRTPSVSDEEKENFAQPRLPTPGHKSRKKPTPSTPLPGKMSPSRSVDSGLNEYSSPSKSRFLTVNTDEWGWTPERTPRSSRKVFGSIEKRLDKMRNMLTPRRKLNADSGPCIVESKNLYNVSTTGSRNPDQVLHDLRRALLNKGILCNQKGYTLRGKVRDDIGGAKLSFELEVCRVPRLNVVGIRRKRLKGDAWIYKRVCEEILRLAQTTTSNNTPPTSSTANTPANGSSCVDQTNIIT is encoded by the exons ATGCCTCAGCAAGCCTGCCCCTACGCTGTCCTGGAGGGGCAGTATGAACTTCACGAAACCATTGGATCAGGCGGATTTGCAAAAGTTAAACTAGGAACACATTTGTTAACGGGAGAGAAAGTGGCGCTCAAGATAATGGATAAAAGACAActtggg GAGGATTTGCCACGGATATATTTGGAAATAGAGGCAATGAAGCAGCTGGCTCATCAGCACGTGTGTAAGCTCTACCAGGTGCTTGAGACAGACACAAAAATTATTATGGTTCTTGAGTATTGTCCTGGAGGGGAGCTATTTGATTATATAG TTGAAAAAGATAGGCTAGAAGAAGACGAGGCAAGATTATTTTTCCGACAAATCTCATCTGCTGTAGCCTACGTTCACAATATGGGATATGCCCATAGAGATCTTAAACCA GAGAATTTGCTATTGGATGATGATCAACAACTAAAGTTGATTGATTTTGGACTTTGTGCCAACccagctggtggtatggaccagcGCCTAGCAACTTGTTGTGGCTCGCCTGCCTATGCCGCACCAGAACTAGTTTCTGGAAGATGCTACTTAG gttctgaaGCAGACATATGGAGTATGGGAGTACTATTATATGCACTGCTGTGTGGGTTTCTTCCATTCGATGATGAAAATTTGGGAGTACTCTACAGAAAAATTCAG GCAGGTGTTTACGAAAATCCTGAGTGGTTAAGTGCTGGAAGCTGCAACCTCCTGTCGGCAATGTTGCAAGTGGACCCTAAGAGGAGAATTACTGTGATGCAACTCTTAACACATCCTTGGCTTGCAATCGGTCAGCCACATCCTCTAGATGCAACTTCTAAGTACAAG GTATGTGGTGTTGATGAAGATGTGATCACAGAAATTGCAGTGCATCAAGGCAAGTCCAGAGTTGCCGTGCGGCAGGCAGTTTGCCGTTGGTCGTACGATTACCTCACAGCTACCTATTTCCTGCTGCTTGCACAGAAGATGAAGGGAAAACCTCTGAGACTCCTTCCAAAAGTAACTGCTCTTGGTGAGATAAAA TCACAGAGGGCACCAGCTCGATGCCTCCTGGAACAATTGAACCACGACAAACTTGACTCTTCAAGTCACAAAGACCCGGTATCCAACAGCTTGGCCAACTCTCCTCGTGGGATGCATACATCACTTGAAGGGGGACTGAATGATGTTGATCTTCTCTCCATATGTAAACCTATTGACCCATTAAGTGATAAAGTGGATG GTAAACTTTCCCCACGTAAGGAAACCAGCACAGAACTAGAACTCACACCGTTAACTTCGCCAAAGAAGCGTCGTACTCCTTCAGTTAGTGATGAGGAAAAGGAAAACTTTGCTCAACCACGTTTACCAACACCAGGGCACAAATCTCGCAAGAAACCAACTCCGTCTACACCAT TACCAGGCAAGATGTCACCCTCGAGATCGGTGGACAGTGGCTTAAATGAATATTCATCGCCATCAAAATCTAG ATTCTTAACTGTTAACACGGATGAATGGGGATGGACACCAGAACGAACTCCTCGATCTTCAAGGAAAGTATTTGGCAGTATTGAAAAGCGATTAGATAAGATGAGAAATATGCTTACACCTCGCAGAAAGTTAAATGCTGATTCAGGTCCATGCATTGTAGAAAGCAAG AATTTATACAATGTGAGTACGACAGGAAGCAGGAACCCTGACCAGGTACTTCATGATCTGCGACGAGCGCTACTTAATAAAGGCATCCTTTGTAATCAGAAGGG GTACACTTTACGTGGCAAGGTTCGTGATGATATTGGAGGTGCCAAGCTAAGTTTTGAATTGGAGGTGTGTCGAGTGCCACGTCTTAATGTTGTAGGCATCAGGCGCAAGAGACTGAAAGGTGATGCCTGGATCTATAAAAGAGTGTGCGAGGAAATATTGCGGCTTGCTCAGACCACCACCTCAAATAACACGCCGCCTACCTCCTCCACAGCAAACACTCCTGCAAATGGTTCTTCCTGTGTTGATCAAACCAATATCATAACTTAA